Proteins from a genomic interval of Pseudodesulfovibrio nedwellii:
- the ettA gene encoding energy-dependent translational throttle protein EttA: MSNEPDKIIYSMYQVTKRHGQREVLKNVSLSYFYGAKIGVLGLNGSGKSSLLKILAGVDTAFEGEVQVKDGFTVGYLEQEPLQHEERTVREVVEEGVGEIMDIIREYNEINEKFAEPMEADEMDALIEKQGKVQELMDAKGAWDIDSKLEMAMDSLRCPPGDTSVSVISGGEKRRVALCRLLLQSPDILLLDEPTNHLDADSVAWLEQFLSSFPGTVIAVTHDRYFLDNVAGWILELDRGRGIPWKGNYSSWLDQKQNRLSQEGKQEEDRQKTLQRELEWIRMSPKGRRAKSKARINAYESMISHESERLADDLQIYIPPGPHLGKQVIVAENVSKSMGDKLLMEDVNFILPPNAIVGIIGPNGAGKSTLCKMIVGDEQPDSGTMTIGATVELAYADQNRNSLTPGKSVYEIISGGAEFIKLGDREMNARAYCSRFNFAGQDQQKSVDILSGGERNRVHMAQMLKSGANVLILDEPTNDLDVNTMRALEDGLENFAGCVLVISHDRWFMDRVATHILAFEGDSKVVMVEGNYSDYDADRKKRLGADASQPHRLKFRKLTR, encoded by the coding sequence ATGAGCAACGAACCCGATAAGATAATTTATTCCATGTACCAAGTGACCAAGCGTCACGGGCAAAGGGAAGTATTGAAAAATGTTTCTCTTTCCTATTTCTATGGCGCCAAGATCGGCGTGCTTGGTTTGAACGGTTCTGGTAAGTCTTCCTTGCTGAAGATTTTGGCCGGTGTGGACACCGCTTTTGAAGGTGAAGTACAGGTCAAGGACGGATTTACTGTTGGCTATCTTGAACAGGAACCGCTTCAGCACGAAGAGCGCACAGTTCGTGAAGTGGTTGAAGAAGGTGTTGGCGAAATCATGGATATTATCCGTGAATATAACGAGATCAACGAAAAGTTTGCAGAACCCATGGAAGCCGACGAGATGGATGCTCTCATCGAGAAGCAGGGCAAAGTGCAGGAACTCATGGATGCCAAGGGCGCGTGGGATATTGATTCCAAGCTCGAAATGGCCATGGATTCCTTGCGGTGCCCTCCGGGCGACACATCTGTATCCGTGATTTCTGGTGGTGAAAAACGTCGTGTGGCCTTGTGTCGTCTGTTGCTTCAGTCGCCGGATATTTTGCTGTTGGACGAACCTACCAACCATCTTGATGCAGATTCAGTTGCCTGGTTGGAACAATTTCTGTCCAGCTTCCCAGGCACCGTCATTGCCGTAACTCATGATAGGTATTTTCTCGACAATGTGGCTGGTTGGATTTTGGAACTTGATCGTGGTCGTGGTATTCCTTGGAAGGGCAACTATTCTTCTTGGCTGGATCAGAAACAGAATCGACTTTCTCAGGAAGGCAAGCAGGAAGAGGATCGTCAAAAGACTTTACAACGAGAATTGGAATGGATTCGCATGTCTCCAAAGGGACGTCGGGCCAAGTCCAAGGCGCGTATTAACGCGTATGAATCCATGATCAGCCATGAAAGTGAACGTCTGGCAGATGATCTGCAAATTTACATTCCACCGGGACCGCATCTTGGTAAACAGGTCATCGTGGCTGAGAATGTTTCCAAATCCATGGGCGACAAGTTGCTTATGGAAGATGTGAACTTCATACTGCCTCCCAATGCCATTGTCGGTATTATCGGTCCTAATGGCGCGGGTAAATCCACGTTGTGCAAGATGATTGTAGGCGATGAGCAACCTGACTCAGGCACTATGACTATCGGAGCTACAGTTGAGTTGGCTTATGCCGACCAGAATCGTAACTCTTTGACACCGGGTAAAAGCGTATACGAGATCATCAGCGGTGGGGCCGAGTTTATCAAACTTGGAGACCGTGAAATGAATGCTCGAGCCTATTGCTCCCGTTTCAATTTTGCTGGTCAGGATCAGCAGAAATCTGTTGATATCCTGTCGGGTGGTGAGCGGAATAGAGTCCATATGGCCCAGATGTTGAAATCCGGTGCGAACGTTCTGATTCTTGATGAACCAACCAATGATCTGGACGTAAATACCATGCGTGCTTTGGAAGATGGTCTGGAGAACTTCGCCGGTTGTGTGTTGGTTATCAGCCATGATCGTTGGTTCATGGACCGTGTAGCCACGCATATTCTTGCCTTTGAGGGGGATTCCAAAGTGGTCATGGTGGAAGGGAACTACAGCGACTATGACGCTGACAGGAAAAAGCGTCTCGGCGCGGATGCCAGCCAACCTCATCGTCTTAAGTTTCGTAAACTGACACGGTAA
- a CDS encoding GGDEF domain-containing protein, translated as MHQELPEYVLTDFNLDTIHTQTLVLITIREYFTLREMYGQGFVDRLEKELRTSLYQTAKNNKTTTIQTHKVGPGVTAFLVLQDSNPADIAYGYKVQARIALEGIMLRHTGIGIDLGMGFASVPCHQKDSCTTIIAQALKDARRMESRPLDMNALSISSRFNTILTQKLISAHYQPIYDFRTSTTLGWEALARGPEGSSFRSPFMLFETAEELGRLFALEKLCREAAVKNIGTLSDNQKLFLNIHPKTMADPLFSPGHTLELLEKANLTADNIVFEITERHSVQDFDLFYRALDHYRNQGFQIAVDDAGAGYAGLSLIAELQPDYIKLDKSLIDDIHKDPVKRALVETTVTFADKIGSRIIAEGIEYKAQAICLKDIGIHCGQGYFLAKPTYPKPQVSDECKNLKAVRDISSNITCSRPIGDLAQAPHAEKLDCKVSQVDEFFRKNNQFSNIVVVEDDIPKGILMEYHLNRQLSSQYGIALYHKRSIVSIMDDKPLVVDMETPVEQAARSAMQREHFKTYDDLIVTKKGRLYGVVTVQALLNALAEIQVEMAKGTNPLTGLPGNVAIEQEVERRIKQNESFSIIYGDLDHFKVYNDTYGFKNGDRIIKLAADIMSWAMQKHAPQDAQLCHIGGDDFVLITTPESVSRICTSITRCFARLVNQCYCAEDRARGWIKAKGRDGKEREYPLVTISLGVIEVFGKCSLMEIGERAAHIKKYAKTIPGNSVAIDRRSAIGNESTVLIEQE; from the coding sequence ATGCACCAGGAACTCCCTGAGTATGTACTGACAGATTTTAACTTAGACACAATTCATACTCAAACGCTGGTTCTCATTACAATCAGAGAGTATTTTACACTCCGAGAAATGTACGGCCAAGGTTTTGTCGATCGTTTGGAAAAAGAACTCAGGACATCCCTGTATCAAACAGCAAAAAACAACAAAACTACCACGATCCAGACTCATAAAGTTGGTCCTGGTGTTACCGCCTTCCTCGTCCTGCAAGACAGCAATCCTGCCGATATTGCTTACGGATACAAAGTTCAGGCTCGTATTGCTCTTGAAGGTATAATGCTCCGTCATACGGGCATTGGCATTGATCTTGGAATGGGATTCGCCTCGGTACCATGTCACCAAAAGGATAGTTGCACTACGATTATCGCACAAGCTCTCAAAGACGCTCGACGCATGGAAAGCCGACCGTTAGACATGAATGCTCTCTCCATCAGCTCTCGTTTCAATACGATTCTCACGCAAAAATTGATATCAGCTCATTATCAACCGATTTATGATTTTCGCACCAGCACGACCTTGGGCTGGGAAGCTCTTGCTCGTGGACCAGAAGGATCTTCGTTCCGTTCCCCCTTTATGCTTTTTGAAACGGCTGAAGAACTTGGTCGCCTTTTTGCCTTGGAAAAACTCTGTCGAGAAGCCGCTGTCAAAAATATAGGTACATTGTCAGATAATCAAAAACTTTTCTTAAACATCCACCCGAAGACCATGGCCGACCCTCTTTTCTCTCCCGGTCATACGCTCGAACTTTTAGAAAAGGCCAACCTGACCGCGGATAATATCGTTTTCGAGATTACCGAACGCCATAGCGTTCAAGACTTTGATCTTTTTTACCGAGCATTGGACCATTACCGCAATCAGGGCTTTCAAATCGCCGTGGACGATGCCGGAGCAGGTTATGCAGGATTATCACTCATTGCTGAACTTCAGCCGGATTACATCAAACTTGATAAATCACTCATCGACGACATCCATAAAGATCCGGTAAAACGCGCACTGGTAGAAACCACTGTCACTTTTGCCGACAAGATCGGTTCTCGTATTATTGCTGAGGGGATTGAATACAAAGCACAGGCAATTTGTCTCAAAGATATTGGTATTCACTGCGGCCAAGGGTACTTTCTTGCAAAACCCACGTATCCCAAACCACAGGTCAGCGACGAATGCAAAAACCTAAAAGCCGTCCGTGACATTTCATCCAACATCACTTGTTCTCGACCAATCGGTGATTTGGCACAGGCCCCGCATGCCGAGAAGCTGGACTGCAAAGTTTCACAGGTGGATGAATTTTTCAGAAAAAACAATCAGTTCAGCAATATCGTCGTGGTTGAAGATGACATCCCCAAAGGTATTCTCATGGAATATCACCTTAACCGTCAGCTTTCATCCCAGTATGGAATTGCCCTGTACCACAAACGGTCCATTGTTTCGATTATGGACGACAAACCACTTGTGGTTGATATGGAGACCCCCGTTGAGCAAGCCGCACGCTCTGCAATGCAACGAGAACACTTCAAGACCTACGATGATCTTATCGTCACCAAAAAAGGAAGACTCTACGGAGTCGTCACGGTTCAGGCTCTCCTAAACGCACTGGCTGAGATACAGGTTGAAATGGCCAAGGGGACCAACCCTCTAACCGGCCTGCCAGGAAATGTCGCAATTGAACAGGAAGTAGAACGACGTATTAAGCAAAATGAAAGCTTCAGCATCATATACGGCGATCTTGATCATTTCAAAGTGTACAATGACACCTACGGATTCAAGAACGGTGACAGAATCATCAAGTTGGCGGCGGACATCATGTCATGGGCCATGCAAAAACACGCCCCACAGGATGCCCAACTCTGTCACATAGGCGGCGATGACTTTGTACTCATCACTACACCGGAATCTGTCAGTAGAATATGCACATCCATTACCCGCTGTTTCGCACGGTTGGTTAACCAATGCTATTGCGCAGAAGATCGGGCACGAGGCTGGATCAAAGCCAAAGGAAGAGATGGTAAAGAACGGGAATACCCATTGGTTACCATCTCTCTCGGTGTCATTGAAGTTTTTGGCAAATGCTCGCTCATGGAGATTGGGGAACGGGCCGCGCACATAAAAAAATACGCGAAGACCATTCCCGGAAACTCCGTGGCCATTGATCGACGCTCCGCTATCGGAAACGAGTCAACAGTTCTTATCGAGCAGGAATAA
- a CDS encoding 2-oxoacid:acceptor oxidoreductase subunit alpha: MADTSINIVIGGAAGQGLATIGRLLSKGVTRSGYHLLVNQKYMSRVRGGHNTFAIRLGPDPIVGPTEAIDILVALNAETLELHQARLNPDAIVVAGDDIDTESFNALRIPFKELASKSLFYNTVALGVLGAVVCHDVKILEQLLAEIFAKKGDEVVQANIEVLQAAYAWVASQKYDFPCLAPPEENGKQIMVNGNEAIALGAVAAGCNFLSFYPMTPATTVAMSLIEKGGPLGLVYEQVEDEIAAVNMAVGASFAGARAIVTTSGGGFALMVEGVSLAGVSEMPLVCVVVQRPGPATGMATRTEQGDLNLVLYAGHGEFPRAVFAPADPEECFYLTHRAFDLAEKFQTPVFILSDQYLADSYRSLEPFDIDNLPQTARPMLDTDVDDYKRYQLTEDGVSPRLVPGSTKALVRADSHEHDENTKITEDGFNRMMQNTKRLNKEYGLWDEVIEPDYYGDDKPDILLVSWGSTLGACLDAMDTAGFSKNIGVLHFKQVWPLLEDTFIDYLEESGMVVTVEGNATGQFAKLLAQETGFMIREYILRFDGRPMTPEYVLAGLDNIIKTME, encoded by the coding sequence ATGGCAGACACAAGCATCAATATCGTCATCGGCGGCGCTGCAGGACAGGGATTGGCCACCATAGGTCGTCTTTTGTCCAAGGGCGTCACGCGGTCCGGCTACCATTTGTTGGTCAATCAGAAATACATGTCACGGGTTCGTGGCGGTCATAACACCTTCGCCATCAGACTTGGTCCAGATCCTATTGTCGGTCCTACTGAGGCCATAGACATATTGGTGGCCCTGAATGCCGAGACTTTGGAGTTGCATCAGGCAAGGCTTAATCCTGATGCAATAGTGGTCGCTGGTGATGATATCGACACGGAGAGTTTCAACGCCTTACGTATTCCTTTTAAGGAATTGGCGTCCAAATCTTTATTTTATAATACAGTAGCTCTTGGTGTTCTTGGTGCGGTTGTCTGTCATGATGTGAAGATTTTGGAACAACTTTTGGCCGAGATATTTGCCAAGAAGGGCGATGAAGTGGTGCAGGCCAATATTGAGGTGTTGCAAGCGGCATACGCTTGGGTGGCCTCGCAAAAGTATGATTTTCCTTGTCTTGCGCCCCCTGAAGAAAATGGCAAACAGATTATGGTTAACGGTAATGAGGCCATCGCGCTCGGAGCCGTGGCTGCAGGGTGTAACTTTTTGTCATTTTACCCCATGACACCTGCTACGACGGTTGCCATGTCACTCATCGAGAAAGGCGGGCCGCTTGGTTTGGTGTATGAGCAGGTTGAAGATGAGATCGCGGCCGTGAACATGGCTGTCGGTGCATCCTTTGCCGGTGCAAGGGCCATCGTTACCACATCGGGCGGCGGTTTTGCGCTCATGGTTGAAGGCGTGAGTTTGGCCGGTGTTTCTGAAATGCCATTGGTTTGTGTCGTGGTTCAACGACCCGGACCAGCGACAGGCATGGCGACTCGAACCGAGCAAGGTGATCTCAATCTGGTCCTCTATGCAGGGCACGGTGAATTCCCACGAGCCGTATTTGCTCCGGCAGACCCAGAAGAATGTTTTTATCTGACACACAGGGCCTTTGATCTGGCCGAGAAGTTTCAAACCCCGGTTTTTATTTTATCCGATCAATATTTGGCAGATTCCTATCGTTCTTTGGAGCCGTTTGACATTGATAATTTACCACAAACAGCTCGCCCAATGCTTGATACCGATGTGGATGACTACAAGCGCTATCAGTTGACAGAAGATGGTGTGTCCCCCCGATTGGTGCCGGGTTCAACCAAGGCATTGGTACGGGCAGATTCTCATGAGCACGATGAGAATACGAAAATCACCGAGGATGGCTTCAACCGAATGATGCAAAACACCAAGCGGTTGAACAAGGAATACGGCCTTTGGGATGAAGTGATTGAACCCGATTATTATGGTGATGATAAGCCGGACATTTTGCTTGTTTCATGGGGTTCCACGCTCGGCGCGTGCCTGGACGCCATGGATACAGCCGGTTTTAGCAAGAACATTGGTGTGTTGCATTTTAAACAGGTTTGGCCGCTTTTGGAAGACACGTTTATCGATTATCTGGAGGAATCTGGCATGGTCGTCACCGTGGAGGGCAATGCCACCGGTCAGTTTGCCAAACTTCTTGCTCAGGAAACCGGATTTATGATTCGGGAGTATATTCTTCGTTTTGACGGACGGCCCATGACTCCTGAATATGTGCTTGCCGGTTTGGACAACATCATCAAGACCATGGAGTAG
- the recR gene encoding recombination mediator RecR, which yields MQNLPGPLKDVVDQLSSLPGIGPKSALRIALTLLKMPGEKARGVGQSIVDLRERLCLCDDCACLAESSPCSICADPSRESVQLCLVPEWDALLAMEEMGIYRGKYLVLGGLLSPLDGVEPGHLEVDRLRRRLSTGEISELILALGATLDAEATASYVKNLVESEFPEVSVSRLAQGIPIGAEVKFMDKETLKQSLVHRQKV from the coding sequence TTGCAGAATCTTCCTGGACCACTCAAGGATGTGGTCGACCAGCTTTCCAGCCTGCCCGGTATCGGGCCTAAGTCGGCCTTACGTATTGCTTTGACATTACTCAAGATGCCAGGGGAAAAGGCGCGGGGAGTAGGGCAGTCTATTGTCGATCTTCGTGAACGACTTTGTCTGTGCGACGACTGTGCCTGTCTGGCGGAATCCAGCCCCTGTTCCATCTGTGCCGATCCATCTCGAGAATCAGTTCAACTGTGTCTCGTGCCAGAATGGGATGCGCTTCTCGCCATGGAAGAGATGGGCATTTATCGTGGGAAATATCTTGTCCTCGGCGGCTTGTTGTCGCCGCTGGACGGGGTTGAACCGGGGCATCTGGAAGTGGACCGACTCCGTCGTCGGTTGTCTACAGGTGAAATATCCGAATTGATTCTGGCCCTTGGTGCCACCTTGGATGCTGAGGCAACCGCTTCCTATGTAAAAAATCTGGTGGAGTCCGAATTTCCTGAAGTGTCTGTGAGCCGTTTGGCGCAAGGCATACCCATTGGCGCGGAAGTCAAATTTATGGACAAGGAGACGCTTAAGCAGTCTCTCGTTCACCGGCAAAAAGTGTAG
- a CDS encoding YbaB/EbfC family nucleoid-associated protein yields MKGMNEMIRQAQIMQRKMSETQEGLKAKIVDASSGGGMVKVKVSGAQEVVEVLIEDSVMEAGDVEMLQDLVMTAVNEAIKKSKEMMEEEMKGITGGMNIPGMF; encoded by the coding sequence ATGAAAGGTATGAATGAAATGATTCGTCAGGCTCAGATCATGCAGCGCAAGATGTCTGAGACTCAGGAAGGCCTGAAAGCGAAGATTGTCGATGCATCCAGCGGTGGAGGCATGGTCAAGGTTAAGGTTTCTGGTGCACAGGAAGTCGTCGAAGTACTTATCGAAGATTCCGTCATGGAAGCTGGTGATGTGGAAATGCTTCAGGATCTCGTTATGACCGCCGTCAATGAGGCTATCAAGAAGTCCAAGGAAATGATGGAAGAAGAAATGAAGGGCATTACCGGCGGTATGAATATCCCCGGCATGTTTTAG
- a CDS encoding 2-oxoacid:ferredoxin oxidoreductase subunit beta — translation MVTIEDYGQFETTWCPGCGNFSILSSLKKALADMDIAPYEVMISSGIGQAAKMPHYLNCHMFNGLHGRSLPVAQGMKMANPDMKVICVSGDGCTYGEGGNHFLAAIRRNLDITMLVHNNQIYGLTKGQASPTTGRGHVTKAQPNGAQSEAFNPVSTAVSMKASFVARAFSGEPDHLAAVITEAVNHTGFSLVDILQPCVSFNKINTFAWYKERTYFMEDHDPANWGVAMEKSDEFGERIPLGVLYRNDRPVFSVQGRLAAHEYDKNDLKAVVQSYT, via the coding sequence ATGGTTACCATCGAAGATTACGGTCAATTCGAAACGACATGGTGTCCCGGATGCGGTAATTTTTCCATCCTTTCGAGTTTGAAAAAAGCATTAGCGGATATGGACATTGCGCCTTACGAGGTGATGATTTCTTCTGGTATTGGACAGGCTGCCAAGATGCCGCATTATCTTAATTGCCACATGTTTAACGGCCTACATGGCCGATCTCTGCCAGTGGCGCAGGGCATGAAGATGGCGAATCCCGATATGAAGGTCATTTGTGTATCCGGCGATGGTTGTACCTACGGTGAAGGGGGTAACCATTTCCTCGCGGCTATCCGGCGCAATCTGGATATAACCATGCTGGTGCATAATAATCAGATTTACGGTTTGACTAAAGGACAAGCCAGTCCGACAACTGGGCGTGGTCATGTAACCAAGGCTCAACCTAACGGCGCGCAGTCAGAAGCCTTCAACCCAGTCAGTACTGCCGTGTCCATGAAGGCAAGCTTTGTAGCGCGAGCATTTTCTGGTGAGCCGGATCATCTGGCTGCCGTCATCACCGAAGCCGTCAATCATACCGGCTTTTCTTTGGTGGATATTTTGCAGCCATGTGTTTCTTTTAATAAGATCAATACGTTTGCTTGGTATAAAGAGCGGACGTATTTCATGGAAGACCATGATCCGGCCAATTGGGGAGTGGCCATGGAAAAGAGCGACGAATTTGGCGAGCGTATCCCGTTGGGAGTGCTGTATCGAAATGATCGGCCGGTATTTTCCGTTCAGGGCAGGCTTGCTGCCCATGAATACGACAAAAACGACTTGAAAGCGGTGGTACAGTCGTATACCTAA
- a CDS encoding ferritin: MLSEKMEDALNAQMNWEIYSAHIYLSMSSHFSQVGMSGISKWMYAQYQEEMFHAMKFFDYINEAGGHAKLGTIEAPEYSWESPLAAFEEALSHEQGVTARINDLANLAVEEKNHAVGIFLQWFIAEQVEEEDTVGDIVGKMKMVGDGGGLFMLDRDLATRVFTPPANA; this comes from the coding sequence ATGCTCAGTGAAAAAATGGAAGATGCGCTCAATGCGCAGATGAATTGGGAAATTTACTCCGCTCATATCTATCTTTCCATGTCTTCCCATTTTTCTCAGGTGGGAATGTCCGGTATTTCCAAATGGATGTACGCGCAGTATCAGGAAGAAATGTTCCACGCCATGAAGTTCTTTGATTACATCAACGAAGCTGGCGGGCATGCAAAACTTGGCACCATCGAAGCACCTGAGTATTCGTGGGAATCTCCGTTGGCTGCTTTTGAGGAAGCTTTGAGCCACGAGCAGGGTGTTACCGCTCGGATTAATGATTTGGCCAATCTGGCTGTTGAAGAAAAAAATCATGCCGTAGGCATCTTCCTACAATGGTTCATCGCCGAGCAGGTGGAAGAAGAAGACACCGTGGGCGACATCGTCGGCAAGATGAAAATGGTCGGCGACGGCGGTGGGCTGTTCATGCTGGATCGAGATCTGGCCACTCGGGTCTTTACACCTCCGGCAAACGCGTAA
- the recD2 gene encoding SF1B family DNA helicase RecD2, whose translation MSDDQLSYLSGAEVQTVIYHNKENGYTIARVSVKNEPGQTTIVGTLGELAAGASLDLHGKWLMHPKFGRQFEVSTFEQTRPATENGVIRFLQSSIKGVGEKTATRLVEEFGIEVLDILDDDPEKLLKVRGISKKKLVDIIESWGKQREIKNLLVFLQTHNVPTTFAGKIFHLYGAQAERKLRENPYDLAYEIRGIGFRTADQMAMKLGFDHDCAQRLEAALAYTILTSCERSGHLFLPKPKLLEDVARMLDTSDIEKLELALYSLEEKKRIRIEDLSEQNISEAVYLMYFYHYENESTQRLYQLVSHPTPVSRKKIDKTLPRVEETLGFTLSDEQREAVFEACSNKVFIITGGPGTGKTTITKAIMLTLKELGLKVKQAAPTGRAAKRMAEATGHPSKTLHRLLQYQPDGGFHYCEDQKLKADVLVVDEASMVDAQLFVAILRALPHTCRLILVGDVNQLPSVGPGNVLGDLINSHKIPCAVLTHIFRQAQESFIVVNAHRINNGQFPRQHPSQAPEADFYWIPQENTLKVQKLILDSVCDRIPKRYGLDPLRDIQVLTPMHKGDVGTQALNIALQKRLNPPGGKRELERKYVTYREGDRVIQLKNNYDKEVFNGDLGWIIEVDEDAHELLIEFDGNFVHIESSELDELGLAYAVSVHKSQGSEYPAVVMPIVTQHYMLLQRNLLYTGLTRARELAVLIGSDRAFQIGLNNATAGKRHTHLDYRIRSIFSENRLY comes from the coding sequence ATGAGCGACGATCAACTTTCCTACTTGTCTGGCGCGGAAGTGCAGACAGTCATCTATCATAACAAAGAAAACGGGTACACGATTGCCCGTGTGAGTGTGAAGAATGAACCCGGCCAGACGACTATCGTCGGTACCTTGGGTGAACTGGCTGCTGGTGCGTCTTTGGACTTACACGGCAAATGGCTTATGCATCCGAAATTTGGTCGTCAGTTTGAGGTCTCTACATTTGAACAGACCCGTCCGGCGACAGAGAACGGAGTTATCCGTTTCCTGCAATCTTCCATCAAGGGTGTGGGGGAAAAAACCGCCACAAGATTGGTGGAAGAGTTCGGCATTGAGGTGCTGGATATTTTAGATGACGACCCGGAAAAACTTCTTAAAGTGCGCGGTATATCAAAGAAAAAACTCGTTGATATTATTGAGTCATGGGGGAAGCAGCGGGAGATCAAGAACCTTCTGGTTTTCTTACAGACACACAATGTTCCCACCACATTTGCAGGGAAAATATTTCATCTTTATGGTGCACAGGCGGAGCGTAAGCTGCGGGAAAATCCGTATGATCTGGCCTATGAAATTCGAGGGATCGGATTCCGAACAGCGGACCAGATGGCCATGAAGCTCGGTTTCGATCATGATTGTGCGCAACGGTTAGAAGCGGCTCTCGCCTATACCATACTCACCAGTTGCGAGCGGAGTGGGCATTTGTTTTTGCCTAAGCCCAAGTTGCTGGAAGACGTGGCCCGGATGCTCGACACCTCTGATATTGAGAAGTTAGAGTTGGCTCTTTATTCGTTGGAAGAGAAAAAGCGGATACGCATTGAGGATTTGTCAGAGCAGAACATTTCTGAAGCCGTGTATCTGATGTACTTCTATCATTATGAAAATGAATCCACACAGCGACTCTATCAGCTCGTTAGTCATCCCACGCCCGTCAGCCGAAAAAAGATCGACAAGACTTTGCCACGAGTTGAGGAAACGCTCGGTTTTACGTTGTCCGATGAACAGCGGGAAGCCGTGTTTGAAGCATGTAGTAATAAGGTTTTCATTATCACTGGCGGTCCCGGTACAGGTAAGACGACTATTACCAAGGCTATCATGCTGACTTTGAAAGAACTGGGTCTCAAGGTTAAACAGGCCGCGCCTACAGGAAGAGCAGCCAAGCGTATGGCCGAGGCAACGGGACATCCATCCAAGACGTTACACCGACTTTTACAATATCAACCGGACGGCGGTTTTCATTATTGTGAAGATCAAAAACTCAAGGCTGACGTACTGGTCGTTGATGAAGCGAGTATGGTGGACGCTCAGTTGTTTGTGGCAATCCTGCGCGCACTGCCGCATACTTGCCGTTTGATTCTTGTCGGTGACGTCAATCAGTTGCCAAGTGTCGGGCCGGGAAATGTTCTTGGTGATTTGATTAATTCGCACAAAATACCGTGTGCTGTTTTGACCCATATTTTTAGGCAGGCGCAGGAAAGTTTCATTGTTGTAAACGCTCATCGTATCAACAATGGGCAATTTCCGCGTCAGCATCCGAGTCAGGCCCCGGAAGCAGATTTTTATTGGATACCACAGGAAAATACACTTAAGGTGCAAAAGCTGATACTCGACAGCGTGTGTGATCGTATTCCCAAACGGTACGGTTTGGACCCGCTTCGGGATATCCAGGTGCTTACTCCCATGCACAAGGGAGACGTTGGTACGCAAGCATTGAATATTGCCTTGCAAAAACGTCTGAACCCTCCCGGAGGAAAGCGGGAACTTGAGCGAAAGTATGTAACGTATCGTGAAGGGGATCGCGTCATCCAGCTTAAAAATAATTATGACAAGGAAGTTTTTAATGGCGACCTTGGATGGATTATTGAGGTGGATGAAGATGCTCATGAATTGCTTATTGAGTTCGACGGCAATTTTGTGCACATCGAGTCCAGTGAATTGGATGAGCTTGGATTGGCGTATGCTGTGAGTGTGCATAAATCGCAGGGAAGTGAATATCCCGCCGTTGTTATGCCTATCGTGACTCAGCACTATATGTTGTTACAACGCAACCTGCTGTATACTGGATTGACACGAGCTCGGGAACTGGCTGTGCTCATTGGCTCGGATCGAGCCTTCCAGATCGGATTGAACAATGCTACGGCAGGGAAGAGGCATACTCATTTGGATTATCGTATTCGATCTATTTTTTCAGAAAATAGATTGTATTAG